The Carnobacterium mobile DSM 4848 genome includes a window with the following:
- a CDS encoding Cof-type HAD-IIB family hydrolase: MQKKMIFFDIDGTLLNDEKKVLPNTKKALKQLKENGHEVVIATGRNLALAQIVIDELEFTNYILCNGAAGYYHNELVFENKLDLKEFERLLQVADAQEHAIVYESVDALKRRHTENDIRMMTAMKSVGSSVPPHDADYYLHHPLYQGLIFYPDAEKAAYENGQFPKFKFVRWHNTGVDIVPHDGSKARTVLKFAENQGFKVEDTIAFGDGLNDLEMLTEVGMGVAMGNALETIKLKADKVTENCNEDGIYLALKDLHLI; the protein is encoded by the coding sequence ATGCAAAAGAAAATGATTTTTTTTGATATTGATGGAACTCTCTTAAATGATGAAAAAAAAGTATTGCCTAATACAAAAAAAGCTTTAAAACAATTAAAAGAAAATGGACACGAAGTTGTCATTGCAACAGGAAGAAATCTGGCTTTAGCTCAAATTGTTATCGATGAATTAGAGTTTACAAACTACATTCTTTGCAATGGCGCAGCAGGTTATTACCATAATGAATTGGTTTTTGAAAACAAATTGGATCTAAAAGAATTTGAACGGTTGCTGCAAGTAGCTGATGCGCAAGAACATGCTATTGTGTATGAATCAGTGGATGCTTTAAAAAGACGTCATACAGAAAATGATATTAGAATGATGACAGCCATGAAAAGCGTCGGTTCAAGTGTTCCGCCGCATGATGCGGATTATTATTTGCATCATCCATTATATCAAGGATTGATTTTTTATCCTGATGCAGAAAAAGCTGCTTATGAAAATGGTCAATTTCCTAAATTTAAATTTGTCCGTTGGCATAACACTGGGGTAGATATTGTTCCACATGATGGCTCTAAGGCTCGTACAGTTTTAAAATTTGCTGAAAACCAAGGATTTAAGGTGGAAGATACGATAGCTTTTGGTGACGGACTAAATGACCTTGAAATGCTGACTGAAGTGGGAATGGGAGTAGCTATGGGGAACGCATTAGAAACGATCAAACTAAAAGCAGATAAAGTAACGGAAAATTGCAACGAAGATGGAATTTACCTTGCGTTGAAAGACCTTCATCTGATATAA
- a CDS encoding ABC transporter ATP-binding protein, with amino-acid sequence MRGSVVAIRRLWNYIKPYKVGFFAAICLTMLCMLMNALQPFIIGLALTEVGNNVADMLKGIPGAKVNFAYVRQIIYVMLGVAGIYQITLYTSSYIMTNVVQHTMRDLRNDIEGKINRLPVAYFDRNQQGNILSRVTNDVDAVSNAMQQSLIQIVNSIMGIIFAIVMMLYLSVPLAAIILLMIPTSYAISKFIIRKSQPYFIEQQDALGAMNGHVQESFSGFSEIKLYGKEKDKLEEFKVINQRLNKFGFKAAFVSGIMSPLIGLVTNLVYFGVAVIGGLFVIQGTLSLGNLQAFTQYIWQINQPLSQITQLSGVLQSAAAAVGRIFEILDEPEEKPDAIRVELPETVAGDVSFEQVTFGYTKNKPLIKDLNVQVKSGQMVAIVGPTGAGKTTLINLLMRFYDVDSGAIKIDGIDTKTMSRKDVRSQFGMVLQDAWLYNGTIADNIRFGKLDATEYEVVDAAKTANVDHFVRTLPDGYNMVLNQEASNISLGQKQLLTIARAIISDPKILILDEATSSVDTRLEALIQTAMKKVMEGRTSFVIAHRLSTIRDADLILVMDQGEIVEQGNHQELLNKGGFYEKLYNSQFKQAEE; translated from the coding sequence ATGAGAGGATCGGTAGTGGCCATTCGTCGCTTATGGAATTACATCAAGCCATATAAAGTAGGCTTTTTTGCAGCTATCTGTCTGACGATGCTTTGTATGTTAATGAATGCTTTACAACCGTTTATTATTGGTTTAGCCTTAACGGAGGTAGGCAATAATGTAGCAGATATGTTGAAAGGAATACCGGGAGCGAAAGTCAACTTTGCATATGTTCGTCAAATTATTTATGTCATGTTAGGAGTAGCAGGTATTTATCAAATCACCTTATATACTTCTTCTTATATTATGACGAATGTTGTCCAACATACGATGCGTGACTTGCGGAACGATATAGAAGGAAAAATCAATCGGTTGCCTGTTGCTTATTTTGACCGTAACCAACAAGGGAATATCCTAAGCCGGGTAACCAATGACGTGGACGCGGTCAGTAATGCTATGCAGCAAAGTTTGATTCAAATCGTAAATTCGATTATGGGGATTATTTTCGCTATTGTGATGATGTTGTATTTATCTGTACCATTAGCAGCTATTATATTATTGATGATTCCAACGTCTTACGCGATTTCTAAATTTATTATTCGCAAATCACAACCTTATTTTATTGAACAGCAAGATGCGTTAGGAGCTATGAATGGACACGTACAAGAAAGCTTCAGCGGTTTTTCTGAAATAAAATTATATGGGAAAGAAAAAGATAAATTAGAAGAATTTAAAGTTATTAATCAGCGCTTAAATAAATTTGGATTTAAAGCAGCTTTTGTATCTGGCATAATGAGTCCTTTAATTGGACTTGTCACTAATTTGGTTTATTTTGGAGTAGCAGTGATTGGTGGGCTATTTGTTATCCAAGGCACCCTTTCTTTAGGGAACTTACAAGCTTTCACTCAATACATTTGGCAAATCAACCAACCTTTATCACAAATTACACAATTATCGGGTGTGCTACAGAGTGCTGCAGCTGCAGTCGGCAGGATTTTTGAAATATTAGACGAACCAGAAGAAAAACCTGATGCTATTCGGGTTGAGTTACCCGAAACAGTAGCTGGCGATGTCAGCTTTGAGCAAGTAACATTTGGTTATACTAAAAACAAGCCTTTGATAAAAGACTTAAATGTTCAAGTGAAAAGCGGACAAATGGTTGCTATTGTCGGACCAACTGGGGCAGGAAAAACAACTTTGATCAATTTATTAATGCGTTTTTATGACGTAGATAGCGGCGCCATCAAAATAGACGGCATTGATACTAAAACAATGTCTCGAAAAGATGTGAGATCGCAATTTGGTATGGTTTTACAAGATGCTTGGCTTTATAATGGTACAATTGCTGATAACATACGATTTGGAAAATTAGACGCTACTGAATATGAAGTAGTTGATGCGGCCAAAACTGCTAATGTTGACCATTTTGTTCGTACATTGCCAGACGGATACAATATGGTATTGAACCAAGAAGCATCTAACATCTCATTAGGGCAAAAACAATTATTGACGATTGCACGTGCAATCATTTCCGATCCCAAGATTTTAATTTTGGATGAGGCAACTAGTTCAGTCGATACCCGATTAGAAGCATTGATCCAAACAGCAATGAAAAAAGTCATGGAAGGCCGGACAAGTTTTGTGATTGCTCACCGACTGTCAACAATTCGCGATGCTGATTTGATTCTAGTAATGGATCAAGGAGAAATCGTGGAACAAGGCAATCATCAAGAGCTATTGAATAAAGGCGGATTTTATGAGAAGCTGTATAATAGTCAATTTAAACAAGCAGAAGAATAA
- a CDS encoding ABC transporter ATP-binding protein, whose amino-acid sequence MKLMWRYLRNYKGLLLLNFICVFGFVLIELGLPTLLALIIDKGIVMNDFSVVTYYGIWMIVIAVIGLAGLIGLAYAGSRITTNIVRDIRNDIFMSVQAFSHSEFNQIGVSSLVTRTTNDAFQIMTFLQMVLRQGMMTPIMFISSFIMIVRTSSSLSYVVLIAIPFLFAIVWLIAKRSEPLSETQQANLDNINQNLRENLTGLRVIRAFVKEAFQEKRFVKVNQAYTAVSKKLFKLMAVAMPVFSIIFNLILATIVWLGAVEIQKGSLQVGSLIAFIEYIFHALFSFMLFANVFMMYPRAAVSAERIEEVLQTKPSIDENEGGVTETAIHGHIAFENVTFAYPGNTESPVIRNVSFTAEPGETVAFIGSTGSGKSTLIQLIPRFYDVTKGRILIDGVDVRDYQLRALRKKIGFIPQKALLFTGTISQNMRYGKWNASTKEIEQATDISQAKEFILSKPDQYEELLAEGGSNMSGGQKQRLSIARAIIKKPDIYIFDDSFSALDYQTDARLRERLKAETQEASVLIVAQRVGSIRHANKIIVLDKGNVVAQGTHEELLKTSEIYYAIAASQLTKEELA is encoded by the coding sequence TCGTTATGAATGATTTTTCAGTTGTTACATATTATGGCATATGGATGATTGTGATTGCTGTTATAGGTCTAGCGGGACTCATTGGACTTGCTTACGCAGGCAGTAGGATCACGACTAATATTGTGAGAGACATTAGAAACGATATATTTATGTCAGTTCAAGCTTTTTCACATAGTGAATTTAATCAAATTGGTGTGTCTTCATTGGTAACAAGAACGACAAATGATGCTTTTCAAATCATGACTTTTTTACAGATGGTATTAAGACAAGGTATGATGACACCTATTATGTTTATTTCTAGTTTTATTATGATTGTGCGTACAAGTTCATCACTTTCTTATGTCGTCTTAATCGCTATTCCTTTTCTTTTTGCAATTGTTTGGCTGATCGCTAAACGTTCAGAGCCTTTATCAGAAACTCAACAAGCAAACTTAGATAACATCAATCAGAATTTACGTGAAAATTTAACTGGTTTACGAGTTATTCGAGCATTTGTTAAAGAAGCTTTTCAAGAAAAAAGATTTGTTAAGGTCAATCAAGCATATACAGCTGTTTCAAAAAAGCTGTTTAAATTAATGGCCGTAGCCATGCCGGTTTTTTCTATTATTTTTAATTTGATTCTAGCAACAATTGTTTGGTTGGGAGCTGTGGAGATCCAAAAAGGAAGTTTACAAGTAGGTAGCTTGATTGCATTTATAGAATATATTTTTCATGCCCTTTTTTCATTTATGCTATTTGCAAATGTATTTATGATGTACCCGCGTGCTGCTGTTTCTGCTGAACGAATAGAAGAAGTGTTGCAAACAAAGCCATCCATTGATGAAAATGAAGGTGGAGTAACGGAAACAGCTATTCATGGGCACATTGCATTTGAAAATGTTACCTTTGCTTATCCGGGAAATACTGAATCTCCTGTTATCCGAAATGTTAGTTTTACAGCTGAACCAGGAGAAACAGTAGCTTTTATCGGAAGTACTGGAAGCGGAAAATCAACGCTAATTCAATTGATTCCGCGTTTCTATGATGTGACAAAAGGCCGTATTTTGATTGATGGAGTAGACGTAAGGGATTATCAACTTCGCGCCTTAAGAAAAAAAATCGGCTTTATCCCACAAAAGGCGCTGCTTTTTACCGGAACCATTTCTCAAAACATGCGGTACGGCAAATGGAATGCATCCACAAAAGAAATTGAACAAGCAACAGATATTTCACAAGCAAAAGAATTTATATTATCTAAACCAGATCAATACGAAGAGCTTTTAGCAGAAGGCGGCAGTAATATGTCGGGTGGGCAAAAGCAGCGGTTATCGATCGCTCGAGCGATTATAAAAAAACCAGATATTTATATATTCGATGATAGTTTTTCAGCTCTAGATTATCAAACTGATGCACGGCTTAGAGAGCGATTGAAAGCTGAAACTCAAGAAGCTTCTGTATTGATTGTTGCTCAACGCGTGGGTTCTATCCGGCATGCAAATAAAATAATTGTCTTGGATAAAGGAAATGTGGTAGCTCAAGGAACGCACGAAGAGTTATTAAAGACTTCAGAGATTTATTATGCGATTGCAGCTTCGCAATTGACGAAGGAGGAATTAGCATGA